GCTCTTTTCATTGGTGATCGTCTAGAAGAGTTTTCGACACAAGAGCTTAATGAAATAATTGAATATTCTCACAAAAATGCAACAAAAGTTGTATTTAACGAGAGTGTTTATTTTCATAAGAACAAAAAAATGCTTAGTGCTGAAAACGGGATTACTCCAGATGCGAGCTATATCCACTTTGGAGGTCAGATAGGACTTTGCATGTTAAAAGATGAAGTCTATGAATCAAAGCCATTGATGATGATTTCTACTTGGGATGGAGATGCATATGCCCTGGCCCAAGCCTATCAATACTTAACATCAAACACACCTAAGAAAGAATTCAAATGTTTTGAGGACATCTCTTATGAATTTGGCCTTAAGGCACCAAGCGACTTTGGCAACTCAGGAAAATGGTTCTTCACATGTTAACAGACTTAAATCTACCAATATTTAAGTATGAGAGTTCTAACCCATACGAAAATGGACTACAACATGGGAAGGCTTACAAAGAGGCAATCAAAGAACTTGTTAAAATTAGAACAAACTTACTTTTAAAGAGGTCTCCTCACCTAGAAAATAAACTAGATGAATTCGCAAAAGAACAATTTCGTTTTACGAAAGATTTCTCAAATGATTTGGCCCTTGAGCTAGAAGGAATAGCAGAAGGGAGTGAATGCTCATTAACAGACATTATCATCTTAAATAATTATACAGACTTTCGTGATATCCAATTACCAGATGAAGGATGCACTGCAATCTCTTATATCGGAGATGATATAAGCCTCGCAGGCCAAACTTGGGATATGCACCAAAGCGCAAAGAACTACTTGATGATAATTGAGGTTCACAATGAATCAACGCAAACAAAAGAAATAATCTACACAGTATGTGGCTGCCTCGGGCTTATGGCAATGAATAGCTACGCTCAATTTGTTGGTGTCAATAATATAAATGTGGTGGATGGTGAAAACGGTATTATCTGGCCTGCATTGATAAGAAAGTTGTCGACATTAAAGAATCAAAAAGAAGTAATCGATACCCTAATGAATGCAAAAGTTACTTCAGGTCATAATTATTTAATAAGTGATGGCAGTAATGCCTACAATTATGAAATCACTCCTACTGTTAAAGAGATTGTGCCTCCACAATCTGAAGAAATAATCTTTCATACAAATCATTGCCTTAATGAGAGAATCATAAGTGTTGAAGACAAGAAAAATATAAGTAAAACAACACATAAGCGATATGAACTTGCAAAGAAATACGCAAAACAAATTACAACAGAGAAGGCCATGTTTGACTTTTTAACATCTCATGATGGCCACCCTATTTCAATTTGTTCACACTTTAGCCCAGAAGGTGCCAACGATCCTTCACAAACTTGTGGTGGAGCACTCTATAATTATAAAACACAAATGCTAAAAATATGGCGAGGCTGTCGAGAATACGATGACAATTATCGCTACGTAGAAATACCTCTACCACTTGTGGATACGAAATAGGTCACAAGAAAAAAAGTGAGATTAAAATGGGGCATCGAAAATATTTTCATACTTGGTCAAATCAAAATAACCCCAAAGTAATTGAGCTAAAAGACACTTTCGAATGGGGTTATATAACTCCAAGTGATGATAAAATATTTGATCTTTCATCAGGAAGTTACCATCAATCATTTGGTCTTAAAAATAAACAATTAATCGATGCCTTAATCCATCAGCTTAATGAAATCCCAATGGCCATACCTAAAACGGAATTCACTTTAAAAACTGAAGTGTCACAGAAGCTAGTTGATAGAATTGGTTTTGATGGACGTATTTTCTACACCCTTTCAGGGGCAGAGTCCAATGAGAATGCCCTAAAGATGGTAAGGCAATTTACTAAAAGAGAAATTATTCTTTCTTGTGAGAATTCATATCACGGAGCAACTTCTGGCTCACTTGCCCTTTCTGGTGATTGGCGTAGAGATGCATTAGGAACGTCCGCTCCAGGACAGGCCTTTATCCCTAATTTTTATAATGATCCTGACCTAGAAAAAACGAAAAAGATAATTAAAGATATTGGCGCAGATAATATTGCAGCAATTTGCCTTGAGACTATCACCGGTGGAAATGGTGTCTATATTCCTCCAGAGTCTTATTATATTGAACTAGAAAAAGTATGTCGCACCAATGATATAAAAATAATTCTAGATGAAGTAATTTGTGGTTTCGGTAGAACAGGAAAAGACTTTGGTTTTCAAAATTATCCAATTAAGCCTGACTTTATTACATTTGCAAAATCTATATCAGGTGGATATTTTCCGTTTGGCGCAACATTTGTTTCTGAAGATATTGCATCTTTCTTTGACAGTGAGGTTCTATCTTGTGGACTGACTAATGCCTCCCATCCAATTGGCCTTCGCCTTTTAGATGAAGTTCTAAATCTTACAAAAGATGCTAACTTCCAAAATACTTTAAAAGAAAATATTAATCTTTTGAGTCACTTCAAAGATAAACTTATAAAACTAGATTCGGTCTCAGAAGTTAGAAGTATTGGAATGCTAATGGCAATTGAACTCAATACAAATGAAGACATGAGAGTATTTTGGGAGAATTGTTTAAATAATGGTTTATATATCAATACAACTAGGAATATGATTATTTTATGTCCCTACCTTAACTACCCTAATGACCTTCTAGAAGATTGTTTAGAGAAACTTTTAAATATAATACAAAATAAATAAGGAAGCTTATGTATAGTAAAATATATGACAATGCCAAAGAGGCCTTAAGTGATATCACAGATGGAAGTACTATTATGAGTGGTGGATTTGGCCTATGTGGTATTCCAGAAAACTCAATTAACTACTTGTCCACAACAAACCTCAAAGACCTAAAAGTTGTTTCAAATAATATTGGAAACTCAGGAAGAGGCCTAGTAAAACTTTTAAAAAAGAATATGATCTCTAAAGGATATTGTAGTTACGTAGGAGGGAATCCTGACCTTGAAGAGGCCATGTTATCTGGAAAAATTGAAATTGAACTGATCCCACAAGGTACGTTAAGCGAAAGAATCCGTGCCGCAGGCATGGGTATTCGAGCTTTTTATACACCAACAGGATATGGTACAGAAGTCGCAGAAGGAAAAGATATTAAAGAATTTGATCGGCCATGTATTTTAGAGCATGCGCTTCATGCAGACTTTGCAATAATCAAAGCCCAAAAGGCCGATCCATATGGAAACCTCTGGTTCAAAGAAACTGCTAGAAACTTCTCTCCCCTAATGGCAATGGCAGCAAAGACGACGATTGTAGAAGTTGAAGAGATTGTTGCTCTTGGAGATATAAGGCCTGAGGATGTCCATATTCCAGGAGTCTTCGTTCAACGTGTATATCTTGGAAGTAATTATGAGAATGCAATAGAGTTCTTAAAGGTTAAGGAGTAGATCATGTGGACAAAAGAAGAAATGGCAAAACAAGTTATTAAGCTCTTTGATAAGAATTCAACAATCAATTTAGGAATTGGTCTTCCAACGATTATCCCAGATCAACTACCTAAGGATCACCCATTTATTATTCATAGTGAAAATGGCGTTCTTGGAGTTGGAGACTCTCCATTAAAAGACAATGTTTCGGCCACTCTTATTAATGCTGGAAAAGAAACTATTACTGTAGAAAAAGGAGCAAGCTTTTTTGATAGTTCAATGAGTTTTGGAATGATACGTGGAGGACATATAGACTTCTGTGTCTTGGGTGGTATGGAAGTTGATATTGAAGGTTCACTTGCAAATTGGAAAATACCAGGAAAGAAAATCACTGGTATGGGTGGCGCAATGGATCTAGTAAATGGTGCTAAGAATTTAATCGTTATGATGAAACATTATAGTAAGTCAGGAAAGCCAAAACTTCTTCCATTATGCGAACTTCCGTTAACAGGAAAGAATGTCGTTCACTATGTAGTAACAGACTACGGTAGCTTTAAAATTGAAAAGAAAAAGTTTAAAGCTTTAGAACTAGCTTCTAATGTAACAATTGAAAGTCTTAATAAGGATTTTTCTTCAGATATTTTTATTGAATAAATTAGATAAAAAAAGAGGGCCCTGCAACTGGCCCTCCAATTTTTCGGCTTCATGCCTATCTCTTGCTACGACATCCTGTCGACAATTAAATTATAACGCACAATAATGAAAAAATCAGAAAAAAAATAAATGGGTAAACATTTCCATTTACCATAAAGGAAGTTTATAATTAGACGTGATCACACAAACTTAAGAGGAATAGATGAGTATTTTCAACAGGAATAAACATAAGCAAACTTTTACTTATTTTATACCAACTCCACCACAGCGCTCGACACCATATCAAGAACAGGCCTTTGACCTAGTTACGAAGACACTAAACAGGAAAAATATTCCATTTAATATCAAACATACGGCAGTAAATGAAAGAGGATTATGGATTATCATTGAGCTATTTGGAAAAGAAGAGAATCTAACAAAGATTATTTCTGATTTAAAAGAAACAATTAGCACTAATATAAAAAAGAATGAAAATGATGATTTAGAAATTTACTACGAAGAACATGAAGAGTTTCATAAAAATGAGAATTACAAAGCATAGAAAAAAATTCACTTTAATTCTCTCACTAGTAAGCTTCTTTTTTTTAATAGGCTGTTCAGAGGTTGAAAAGAAGTTAAACGATACACAAAGTTTAAATACGGTCTGTCCAATAATAGAGTCAAAATCAAATTATCTTTTGGAAAACCCACGAAATATCTCAGAGGCCCAGAAATTGATTAGTGCTAAGAGTAACTCTTCACAATATCGAAATCAGATACTAAATTTTAGTTTGGCCCAACTCTATCTTTCGCCACACTCTACAAATTTAAATTCACATACTCTATTCTTTGCAAAGATTAATGGTAAAGAAATTTTTATCAACAGTATTCCAGATGAGACTTACGAGTTCTCATTTATAGCTGCACTAAATGAGTTGGCACAACAATTAAAAAAGCCAATCTCTTTAAAATCACGACTGAATTTAGTAGAAAAAAATATAAGTGAATACGTCTATGCTTCAAGATCATTAGAAGAATTCATTAAAAACAACCAGGCCCAATTATTCAAATCAAAACCATTGAAAAAAATGTATTTTAGAGGAGCACAGGGAATAAGAGAGAACGAACTCTTTCGTCGTCTTGACTACTTAAAAGACTATAATCTTTTAAAACGAAAAGCTTCTCCAACAAAGAATAAAACAAACTTGACCTCTGCTCACCTCTTTACAAGAGATAATTATAGCTGCTCATTTGATTCTAAAGTGTTTAATGCTGATATTATGATCTTAAAGAAACCAGAAAAAGCTTATCATAATATATTCTCACACTATAAAGACAAGAATAATTATATTATTGGTGTTACTTCATCTGTTCCTAAAGTAGACAATTCAATTAACGAATTTCTTTTTCAAAAATCCAACAATGACAGCTACACTGCTGCATGTATGACAAAGGACCAACGTAACCATTCTATTTTCTTGTTTATGAATGGCATAACTTATAATGCCCAGGTTCTAAACCGACTAATAAACTCACACTCACAAGTCACAAATGCAAAAGACTTTATGGATACAAAAAGATCATTAATGCTGACTAATCCAAAAAGAAAAGTCTCTGAAATCTATGGTATAAATCGTGTTAAAAATGATAAAGAGGCCCAATACTACATACCAAGCCTTGGGAGGCTCACAATTTTAGAGCAAGGTGAGTTCCTTAGCACTTTCAATGACCCAAGAAACAAGCAATTAAAATGCAATTGATAACTTTATATGGACAAGCATCCAATAAGAAATGGATTATTGAAGTTAACGATAAGGCTTCATTGGACTTAACTATACTAGAATTTTTAAGATCGCATAACTTTCCAATCGCCTCTAGTTGTGACGGCGAGAAAGTCTGTCAATTATGTACCATTAACGAAGGACTTCTCGCTTGCAATGTACTGGTAAAAGATATTATTACGAAGTATAATTCAATAATAACAATTACATACTTATAACAAAGGGATAAATCCATGCGCTATCTTTCATTTGATATTGAGGCCACTGGCCTTGAGGAAAAAGACTTAATCATCGAATTTGCAATGGTTCCCTTCTGTGCCAAAACAAAGAAAATTAATCACGACTTAGAAAAGCACTTCTATATAAAATGCCCTAGCTTTGAAGAACTCAAACCAAATTTAAACAAATGGGTTATTGATCATAATAAAGAATTAATTGAAAAAGCACATAGTGATGGAATTACGATTGAGTCTTTCAAAGAAGAACTGTCAAAATATCTTGAATCTGAAGAAGTGAAAGAATACTTTGGAGATAAGAAAATAACTTTATTTGGAAAGTCTATGAGTGCCATTGATCTTCCTTTTCTTAATAGAGATCTAGGATGGGAGTTTATGAGAAAATACTTTGAGCACCGTCAATTAGACCTTTCTTGTATTGCATATGGGCTTATCGACATGGGTTTCATACCAGCAGAGTGTGAATCAGGTTCAAAGCTAATGAAGTACTTAAAAATGGGCGACGTCGCGCACACGGCCTTAGAAGATGCTGTTAATACGGCCATTATGTACTTTAAGCTACTAGATCTAGTGTCTGTGAAAAAAGCTTAGTGGATCAAAGGCCTTCGAGTCATAACGAACTTCAAAATGTAAGTGATCACCTGTTGATTTACCTGTATTTCCAACAGCAGCAATAACTTGCCCTCGAGAAACCTTTTGGCCTTTTCTAGCATAGTTCTTATGATTATGAGCATAGATCGTAAAAAGTCCACCTGCGTGTGAAACCACTACGATATTTCCATATCCAGACTTTCTGCCACTATAAACAACAACACCAGAGTCTGCTGAAACAATATATGTTCCTTTTCTTGCAGCAATATCAATTCCTTCATGAGGTCTCCCCCATCTGTGACCAAAGCCTGAGGACACTTTCTTAGAAGATGGAACTGGCCATAAGAATCGTGAAGATGATTTAAGTCTAGAATAATCAATTGAAGAAATACTACGCCCTTCAATTCGATTAATCATGATACCTCGTTTATAAGGTAAGAAGATAGTCTCGCCCTTTTTAAAAGATGCATTCTTGTTAAACTCTTCAATTTGCCATTGGGGAATATTGAAAATATTTGCTAATTTCTTTGCACTATAATTAGAAGTTAATTTTATATAGCGGCCATTCTTTAAGGTCGAACAACTTAGCACTGTAAGAATAAATAATAAGTAAAAAGAAAGCTTTCTCATCTGTCCTCATTCGTTAAGTTTGAATGAGGACAAGTCGTCTATTTTAGTCTACTTAACTAAATTAGTCGGTAATTTTTGCCGCCCATTCATTGAATACATCGGACGAAAAATTCAAAAGGTTTAGGAAGGAAAAGGAAATATTTCCGTTCATAACTGCATGAATGTCTGAAGTATGGTGAGGATCGACCTCTGTAGGAGCTCCTCCAATCCAGTAATATTGTCGACCTTTTTGATCAAGTCTTTCGACAACTTCTTCTGTATATCGGCGCATTTGAGGTCTAGTCCATTTAATATCACCTACTTGCGTATGACATAAATTTGGAACATTGATATTTAATAACGAGCAATCAGGCATTGAAAGTAATTGCTCTTTCTTATTGGTAATAAGATCTTTAATGATATTGGCCGCTGTTTGAAAGTGCTTACTTTCATCCTGCGAGCTCATGACAGTCGAGACAGCAATAGCACTTATGCCTTGAAATACGGCCTGTCTCGCAGCTCCTACTGTACCAGAGTAGTAAATGTCTTGACCAAGGTTTGCACCATGGTTAATTCCAGAAATAACGAGATCTGGCCTATAATCTAATACGGAATTTATCCCCAATAAAACACTATCGGCCGGATAACCTGAACAACTAAATGTATAATCATTGATTTTATCAACCCTGATTGGGTCGTGTAACGTTAGGGCCTGAGACGTTGCTGATCTCTCATGGCTTGGTGCCACGATAACAACATTAGCAATGTCTTTTAGAGTTTCATAAAGGCACTGAATTCCTTCAGCAGCGTATCCATCGTCATTTGAAAGTAAAATATTCATAACTTCTTATTAATTAAATTTTGCTAAATAGCAAGTGTCTTTCTTGCATACTCTATATATTCTGACAACTTAGTAGCATCAATATTACGGTAACAGCGTTCAACTTGTGAATTGATTTCAAACTTTAAATAGTCTGGATCAAGGGACTCGATAACACTCATTGAGATATTTGAATTCCAATTTAACTTAATCCCAAGTTGAAATTTTTCATTCTTTACTCTCATAACCTTAGAATAGAAATTAACAATAAATGAATTCAATAGTCCTTTATCGGCCATCGAATGTAAGAACTCATAATTGAGAACGACACTTTGACATAAAGGAGACGAAATCTTCTCATAGACTAAATTATCTTTCTCATCAAATGTAATAGAAAATGCGCGATTAAAGGCTTCTAATATTTTCTTATCATGGTTACTACTTAAACCGAAGTTTAAGCGAACTTTTGGATGATACTTTTCAACTGTATCAACTATAGATTTAATGATGAATTCAGAATCATTTTCAAAATGCAACTCAACAATATCGTCTTGTTTTAAATCATGTGCATTTAAAAGCTCTTCTAGCACATATCCTTGAATGAAATTAAAACTTCGAGGCCTAAAGTCAAAACCATAGCAACCCTTTGCCAATGTTTTGGCAACTTGTAAGCTTCTTTTGTCATAGATTCCATCAAGAACAATATTCATCAAATCAATTCTACACGAAAAAGCGCTCTATTGCTTGAAAGATGCTTTCTGAGCAAGAAGTTCCTACTGATTCAGGATGAAATTGCATCGTAAATATACGTTCATCCTCGTAGGCCATTAATAATTCATTATTATTATCAAATATCAATTTAGTTTGCTTAAGTAATGAGTTTTCACTATTTACTTCGACATATAAAGAATTATAGCGCTGTAAATTGATATCATTTGTCTCCTCTACAATACCAGACAATAAGCCTAAGTCTTTAGGTTTCACAGTTCTGCCATGAATTGGATACTTACTTCTATTGATTGTGCATTGATAAAGAGAACTTAAAACAAGTTGATGTCCAAGGCAGATTCCTACAATTCGTCTCGCCTTTTTAAGATTAGCTTTTAACTCTAAATTATTTTGTTTAAAGAAATCAATATACTCACTTGGGTGTCCAGGTCCTGGACCTAATATAATATTTTGATTAACAAGGTCATGTCTTTTAAGATCTCTAAAATTAATGACTTCTATCTCACAAGATTTCCAATGAGAAAGGTAGGATATAATATTATTTGTAAAACTATCTTCAAAATCAACGAAGATAATTCTCACAGCGTGACCCCAAATACTGAATCAAAGTTCTTCGCATTATAATTAATTAGAATTTTTAGTGCGATCGATCGATCAAGCTTTAGTTTATTATTTACATATTCATCTTTTTGACGATATTCAACATCAAAAACCCAACAGTTATTAAGTGGGTTGTATCGTGAACCAATATATGACTCATACATTCTTTCTAAGTCGATGTCGTAATAATACCCTGTTCTAAAAGAAAATGTATCATTTAGTTCAAAGTCAATATCGGCCGTAAAGTAACGTCGCTCGGAAGCAAAAGAGTCATAATTTAAGCCAATTTTATACTCGAAACGATCCATACTCTGAGATAGTGATAATTGCGTTATATGCTTACTTTCTGTATGGAAGTAATATTCTGATAAGTTAAATTGAAATTTATCAAAATTTAATCCACCCATGATTGCAAGACGAGTTAGCCTCTCACTTGTTGTAAGTTCTTTATTTGTTTCATCTTCTAGAATTAAACCTTGAGAAATATTAAACCAGGCAACTTTCTTATAATCATAATTATCAAGTTGATAATTAAAGTTTTTAAACATCTCATAATTTGCTTTAGGTGTTTTCTTAAGAAAGTTATTATTAAACACAAATTCAATTGTATTTGATTCAGGTAAATCCGTTCTTGTTGAAACATCTTCAAGAGTATTGTTTCGTCCACGAATAATATCTCTTTCATCAAAACGTCCATCATCTTGTAATAATGCAAACTGGTTACCTAAGGCGGCATTACCACGATATTTTTGAGAATTATAATAGAAGTGATTCAGACCAAGCTTTATACTGTGCTTATAAGAAGAACGGTATAATTTCCTTACATTAAGCTCTTCCTTTTCTGTACTCGGGATTTTTGCGATTAAGTTTCTTTCATCATCTTCTACAAAAACAGGTTGAATAACTTCTTCCTGAATGAAGGCCCTTCCATAAACTTTTTCAATATCAAACCATATCGATGTATTTACGTAATTTCCGTATTTATATCCATTTTGTTTGTCACTTTTTTCTGTTGGCAAGATATAGTATTGAGCATCTAGTCCAGCTTCAAATTTTAGATTTAGATTAAAAATTGGTTTAAATACAAATTCTAAGGTTGGGTTATAGTCGAATCGTTGAATATTACGGTAGTAGTTATTTTCTTGAACCACATCTTGTTTAAAATAATCAAATTTTAAATTTTGATAGAAATTGATCTTCGAAAGAAGACCTTTAGAGTTTAAGATATTAAAAGGCTTATGACCTATCCCAAGAGATAAAGTATTTTGTACATAGCTTGAGTCAAATTCTTCAGGGTCACTAAAAATAGAGTTACTCATAAAGCTTGAATAAAGATTAATGAGTACAGAGTCTCCCATATAGTCTGTAGAAACAGTCGTACCCTTTTCATTACCCATATAGATATCTTTATCAAAATATTCTTCATAATCACTTTGAATATCTAAGTCCGATAAGTAAGTGGAGTTTGCTAAGAAAGAAATATTATTATTAGGATGGTAGAAATAATTTAATTCATATGCACCACGAATTTCGTCTTCACCACTTGCTTCAATATCTAGTTTTCCAGGCTGCCATATTTTGTCATTTACGGTTCTTGATTCAAATTCAAAGTTAGAAAACTTCCCTAAGTTATTACGATACTCGAGTTCAAGACCATTTCCTCTTCGCCCATAGACAGTAGGAGAAAAAGTCATATCACTATTCTCATTAATGGCCCAAAAGATAGGTTGTCTAAAGAAGAATCCTTCATCAAAATCTAAACCAATTGTAGGAAATAAAAGACCAGACTCTCTAACCTTTCTAATTGGTAATGCGATATAAGGGATGTAAACAATGATTACACCATTGATCTTAATGAATGTGTGCTTCATTGAAATATAATCATCAGGGACAACTGTTACTTCTTGACCTTGAATACTCCAAGATTCAGGGCAATCTTTACAAGTTGTAAACTCAGCTTCCTTGGCAGTGAAAACACCACTATTCTTTCGAACAATTTCTTTCCCACGAAGAACAAAACTCTCATCAACAAGCTTTGCATTCTTGACTTTAAATTCAGCTTTTTTTAACGAATAAGAAATCTCTGTACCATATAGATTAAATTTAGCACCTGTATAACGAACATTTCCCCAGATCTTTCCTAGGCCTGTGCCAAGAGAGATACTTGCCTTCTCTCCATAAACCGTATCTGTACCAAGTTTAATAATAACATTTCCGTGGGCTTCATAAGAGTTGTCACTACTTTTTCGATAGGCCTTATCTGATAAAATTTGGACTTCATCATTTTCTCCAAATGCTAAAACTTTTGGAGTTGCTGCATGAGCATGACTACTTCCTAATATTAAGATACTTTTGCATATCAGCAATAAAGTAGTAGGAGCCAACCACAAGAATGTTGCGTGTTTGAAGTTGGATATTTTGTGGCATATCTGCTGTGCTAGAAGCACTATATTTATTAGATTCAATTTCCTCATTAATACCTAATATTGTATCGAGAAAATTGTGCATTTCATATACTTTTGTTTCACTCTGAAGCTCCTTTTTTATCTGGGCAGAGCTTAGAGCGCGCTCGTGTTGAAATTCTAAAATATTAACTGACTTTACAATACATGGATATGTTTTATAGAGCTTTAGAATACTCTTAATTTGATCTTGTCTCCCACTTGAAAAGCTTATTAGAACATCATATTGAACTTTATTTGTATCGTTTAAACTTTGCAGTAACTTTTGATGACCTAGTAAATTATGGGCACCAAAGAAAGTAAATTCAAACTCTCCAAAATCAATATGATCACCTCTTCCTGGAGTTATAGGCCACTTGAAATCGTCATTGATATTAGTGATTCCAGTAATATGTGAAAATAAGGCCATGGCCATCTGGCGGTTTCGTAGTTGAAAATCAGTTTCTGACTCATTGCTAACAGATGTGCAATTAATAGAGTCTCGATCACACCAATTGCATAGAATATCTTTTAGAAACTTTTGTTCGATATTTTCGAATAATCGTCCACTTATCCTAGTTATTCCATACTTTTCAAATAAAATTTCCTTAAGGGTTGATCCCAGTATTTGTGTGTGGTCTAGCCCAATTGATGTAATGGCCGCAACTGGTTTTGTAAAAATATTCGTAGCATCAAAACGGCCACCAAGACCAACTTCAAGAATTAGATATTCAATATCCAGACTTACTGCATATTTTATAAATAAGACAAATAAAGCCTCATAAAAAGATAACTGAAGACGAATTATATCCTCTTCATACTTATCAAGAAGTTCAATTAATTCTTCAATAGAAATATTAGAGCTACAATAGCGGAATCTTTCTGTTATTGAGTTGACATGAGGAGATGTCCAAAGACAACTTTTAAGTCCTTCACTATTAAGTAAAGCGTTTAAACAATGCGATGTTTCTCCTTTACCGTTAGTTCCACCAATAATTATAACCTTGGATTTTTCTTCGATAGCTTTTCGATCTAGGGAAAGATAAGATCGTATATGATCTAGTTTTGGGCGAAAGTTCTCTTTACCACATAAGTTAATAAGCCGAGTAAGAAA
This is a stretch of genomic DNA from Halobacteriovorax vibrionivorans. It encodes these proteins:
- a CDS encoding exonuclease domain-containing protein → MRYLSFDIEATGLEEKDLIIEFAMVPFCAKTKKINHDLEKHFYIKCPSFEELKPNLNKWVIDHNKELIEKAHSDGITIESFKEELSKYLESEEVKEYFGDKKITLFGKSMSAIDLPFLNRDLGWEFMRKYFEHRQLDLSCIAYGLIDMGFIPAECESGSKLMKYLKMGDVAHTALEDAVNTAIMYFKLLDLVSVKKA
- a CDS encoding M23 family metallopeptidase, whose amino-acid sequence is MRKLSFYLLFILTVLSCSTLKNGRYIKLTSNYSAKKLANIFNIPQWQIEEFNKNASFKKGETIFLPYKRGIMINRIEGRSISSIDYSRLKSSSRFLWPVPSSKKVSSGFGHRWGRPHEGIDIAARKGTYIVSADSGVVVYSGRKSGYGNIVVVSHAGGLFTIYAHNHKNYARKGQKVSRGQVIAAVGNTGKSTGDHLHFEVRYDSKAFDPLSFFHRH
- a CDS encoding aminotransferase class III-fold pyridoxal phosphate-dependent enzyme, translated to MGHRKYFHTWSNQNNPKVIELKDTFEWGYITPSDDKIFDLSSGSYHQSFGLKNKQLIDALIHQLNEIPMAIPKTEFTLKTEVSQKLVDRIGFDGRIFYTLSGAESNENALKMVRQFTKREIILSCENSYHGATSGSLALSGDWRRDALGTSAPGQAFIPNFYNDPDLEKTKKIIKDIGADNIAAICLETITGGNGVYIPPESYYIELEKVCRTNDIKIILDEVICGFGRTGKDFGFQNYPIKPDFITFAKSISGGYFPFGATFVSEDIASFFDSEVLSCGLTNASHPIGLRLLDEVLNLTKDANFQNTLKENINLLSHFKDKLIKLDSVSEVRSIGMLMAIELNTNEDMRVFWENCLNNGLYINTTRNMIILCPYLNYPNDLLEDCLEKLLNIIQNK
- a CDS encoding C45 family autoproteolytic acyltransferase/hydolase; this translates as MLTDLNLPIFKYESSNPYENGLQHGKAYKEAIKELVKIRTNLLLKRSPHLENKLDEFAKEQFRFTKDFSNDLALELEGIAEGSECSLTDIIILNNYTDFRDIQLPDEGCTAISYIGDDISLAGQTWDMHQSAKNYLMIIEVHNESTQTKEIIYTVCGCLGLMAMNSYAQFVGVNNINVVDGENGIIWPALIRKLSTLKNQKEVIDTLMNAKVTSGHNYLISDGSNAYNYEITPTVKEIVPPQSEEIIFHTNHCLNERIISVEDKKNISKTTHKRYELAKKYAKQITTEKAMFDFLTSHDGHPISICSHFSPEGANDPSQTCGGALYNYKTQMLKIWRGCREYDDNYRYVEIPLPLVDTK
- the surE gene encoding 5'/3'-nucleotidase SurE codes for the protein MNILLSNDDGYAAEGIQCLYETLKDIANVVIVAPSHERSATSQALTLHDPIRVDKINDYTFSCSGYPADSVLLGINSVLDYRPDLVISGINHGANLGQDIYYSGTVGAARQAVFQGISAIAVSTVMSSQDESKHFQTAANIIKDLITNKKEQLLSMPDCSLLNINVPNLCHTQVGDIKWTRPQMRRYTEEVVERLDQKGRQYYWIGGAPTEVDPHHTSDIHAVMNGNISFSFLNLLNFSSDVFNEWAAKITD
- a CDS encoding aminodeoxychorismate/anthranilate synthase component II; the encoded protein is MRIIFVDFEDSFTNNIISYLSHWKSCEIEVINFRDLKRHDLVNQNIILGPGPGHPSEYIDFFKQNNLELKANLKKARRIVGICLGHQLVLSSLYQCTINRSKYPIHGRTVKPKDLGLLSGIVEETNDINLQRYNSLYVEVNSENSLLKQTKLIFDNNNELLMAYEDERIFTMQFHPESVGTSCSESIFQAIERFFV
- a CDS encoding 3-oxoacid CoA-transferase subunit B, translated to MWTKEEMAKQVIKLFDKNSTINLGIGLPTIIPDQLPKDHPFIIHSENGVLGVGDSPLKDNVSATLINAGKETITVEKGASFFDSSMSFGMIRGGHIDFCVLGGMEVDIEGSLANWKIPGKKITGMGGAMDLVNGAKNLIVMMKHYSKSGKPKLLPLCELPLTGKNVVHYVVTDYGSFKIEKKKFKALELASNVTIESLNKDFSSDIFIE
- a CDS encoding CoA transferase subunit A, which translates into the protein MYSKIYDNAKEALSDITDGSTIMSGGFGLCGIPENSINYLSTTNLKDLKVVSNNIGNSGRGLVKLLKKNMISKGYCSYVGGNPDLEEAMLSGKIEIELIPQGTLSERIRAAGMGIRAFYTPTGYGTEVAEGKDIKEFDRPCILEHALHADFAIIKAQKADPYGNLWFKETARNFSPLMAMAAKTTIVEVEEIVALGDIRPEDVHIPGVFVQRVYLGSNYENAIEFLKVKE